Proteins from one Chroococcidiopsis sp. CCMEE 29 genomic window:
- the larB gene encoding nickel pincer cofactor biosynthesis protein LarB, with protein MIQPEALRSLLESVAAGEVNPAVALEKLKHFAYEPVGEFARIDHHRTLRTGFPEVIWGPGKTPDQIAQIMEAMRLRAPVVMATRIEPAVYAQLEEKVAGLQYYPSARICAIAPAPIEPQYPGTISILSAGTADLLVAEEAAVTAELSGFRVQRLWDVGVAGIHRLLDNRHVITQASVLIVVAGMEGALPSVVAGLADCPVIAVPTSVGYGASFGGLAPLLTMLNSCAAGVGVVNIDNGFGAAVLAGQILRTADKLRLSEG; from the coding sequence ATGATTCAACCCGAAGCTTTGCGATCGCTACTAGAATCGGTTGCTGCTGGAGAAGTTAACCCAGCTGTTGCCTTAGAAAAACTCAAGCATTTTGCCTATGAGCCTGTAGGTGAATTTGCCCGAATCGACCATCATCGCACTCTGAGAACTGGGTTTCCAGAAGTGATTTGGGGACCCGGGAAGACACCAGATCAAATCGCTCAAATTATGGAAGCGATGCGCCTACGTGCTCCAGTCGTAATGGCAACGCGCATTGAACCAGCAGTTTATGCTCAGTTGGAAGAAAAGGTTGCTGGTCTTCAGTATTATCCATCTGCCCGAATTTGTGCCATTGCCCCAGCCCCAATAGAACCCCAGTATCCTGGCACTATTAGCATCCTCTCAGCTGGTACAGCTGATTTACTCGTCGCAGAGGAGGCAGCGGTTACAGCAGAACTTTCTGGTTTTAGAGTGCAACGGCTTTGGGATGTGGGCGTTGCTGGTATCCATCGCTTGCTAGATAACCGCCATGTTATTACTCAAGCATCTGTGCTAATCGTTGTGGCGGGAATGGAAGGAGCCTTACCCAGCGTGGTTGCTGGATTGGCGGATTGTCCAGTCATTGCTGTTCCTACCAGTGTCGGTTATGGTGCAAGTTTTGGTGGTCTAGCACCCCTCTTGACAATGCTCAATTCTTGTGCTGCTGGGGTGGGAGTGGTGAATATAGATAATGGCTTTGGTGCAGCAGTTTTGGCTGGGCAAATTTTGAGGACGGCTGACAAACTAAGGTTATCTGAAGGCTAG
- a CDS encoding thermonuclease family protein: MASPFYLAIKGKFVIVGKQPDGDSVRFIANTPDLYEELHRNYRIKLSRDRSVQLRFEGIDAPEVHYGSDAQILGEQARDQLLARMGFDNIKFSGNKVQAADPDTVSGAILSKAADANGRPVSYVVLGEDAEQLENGDWIRVEAGLLRKTINFQMLTEGAAYYTVYTSTPVAHRRLLRKAALAARQDNQGVWAKDATNEFELVERESITAPNGELILPKLFRRSIDYLKAVDNGFRGNLKDWLIEVSEKPSRNENDRVVIRDAVEVRLSDLIKHYNSRVVFQEDILNLTFVEK; this comes from the coding sequence ATGGCGTCACCTTTCTACCTGGCGATCAAAGGTAAGTTCGTTATTGTGGGGAAACAACCCGATGGAGACTCGGTTCGTTTCATTGCTAACACCCCAGATCTCTACGAAGAACTCCACCGCAACTATCGAATTAAGCTTTCTCGCGATCGCAGCGTTCAGCTGCGGTTTGAGGGAATCGATGCGCCAGAAGTTCATTATGGTAGTGATGCACAAATATTAGGAGAACAAGCCCGCGATCAACTCCTAGCCCGGATGGGTTTTGATAACATCAAGTTTTCAGGCAACAAGGTGCAGGCTGCTGATCCGGATACTGTTTCTGGGGCTATTCTCTCTAAAGCAGCTGACGCTAACGGTCGTCCTGTTTCCTATGTGGTGCTAGGCGAGGATGCCGAGCAACTGGAGAATGGAGATTGGATACGAGTAGAGGCAGGTTTACTGAGAAAAACAATTAACTTCCAGATGCTGACAGAAGGTGCAGCCTATTACACAGTGTATACCTCCACACCAGTAGCTCATCGAAGGTTGCTACGTAAAGCAGCTCTTGCTGCTCGGCAAGATAATCAGGGTGTCTGGGCAAAAGATGCAACTAACGAGTTTGAGTTAGTAGAGCGAGAGTCAATTACAGCTCCTAATGGAGAGTTAATTCTTCCTAAGCTGTTTCGTCGCAGCATCGATTACTTGAAAGCTGTAGATAATGGTTTTCGTGGCAACCTCAAGGATTGGTTGATTGAAGTTTCGGAGAAACCTTCTCGCAATGAAAACGATCGCGTAGTAATTCGTGATGCTGTAGAAGTGCGGCTCAGCGACCTGATTAAACACTACAACAGCCGTGTTGTTTTTCAAGAAGATATACTCAACCTAACTTTTGTCGAAAAGTAG